In a genomic window of Thermosynechococcus sp. CL-1:
- a CDS encoding class I SAM-dependent methyltransferase, which yields MLVAPFASQLPFVEETLHSGYQALQWGKNIFAIAHKTLSARLLNTFFPTEERTQPLSPELQAWLKERYEALLQQDWQDAAAGLYPPTLLFDAPWEEFLRFYPVLWLDLPQMWQRARSRQFQEFAKNVRLEDYPQYYRQNFHYQTDGYLSETSANLYDVQVELLFGGTADAMRRRVIAPIAQHFATHPPTPPVRILDVACGTGRTLKQLRYGFPKAALFGIDLSPTYLRKANSLLATQTGDLPQLIQGNAESLPYVDNYFSAITCVFLFHELPAPVRQNVINECARVLQPGGVFVICDSIQALDSPEQRPMMENFANLFHEPFYRNYIEDDLNIRLEKAGLVVKEVQHHFMSKYWVALKAS from the coding sequence ATGTTGGTCGCGCCCTTTGCCTCTCAGTTACCCTTTGTGGAAGAGACGCTGCACAGTGGTTATCAAGCCTTGCAATGGGGCAAAAACATTTTTGCGATCGCCCACAAAACCCTGAGTGCGCGTCTTTTGAATACCTTCTTTCCCACCGAAGAGCGGACGCAACCCCTTAGCCCTGAATTGCAAGCATGGCTCAAGGAACGTTATGAAGCCCTACTCCAGCAGGATTGGCAGGATGCGGCGGCTGGCTTGTATCCCCCCACACTTCTCTTTGATGCCCCTTGGGAAGAGTTTTTGCGCTTTTATCCAGTGCTGTGGCTAGATTTGCCGCAGATGTGGCAGCGGGCGCGATCGCGCCAATTTCAGGAGTTTGCCAAAAACGTGCGCCTTGAAGACTATCCGCAGTATTATCGCCAAAACTTCCACTACCAAACCGACGGCTACCTCAGTGAAACCTCCGCCAACCTCTACGATGTTCAAGTGGAACTGCTCTTTGGCGGCACGGCAGATGCGATGCGGCGGCGCGTGATTGCTCCCATTGCCCAACATTTTGCCACTCATCCTCCTACGCCACCTGTACGCATTCTCGATGTTGCCTGTGGCACCGGTCGCACCCTGAAACAACTGCGCTATGGCTTTCCAAAAGCGGCACTCTTTGGCATTGATCTGTCGCCCACCTATTTGCGCAAGGCCAACTCGCTTCTTGCTACCCAGACCGGGGATTTGCCACAACTCATTCAAGGGAATGCCGAAAGCTTGCCCTACGTGGACAACTACTTTAGTGCCATCACCTGTGTCTTTCTCTTCCATGAACTGCCCGCCCCAGTGCGCCAAAACGTGATTAATGAATGCGCCCGCGTTCTCCAGCCGGGGGGTGTCTTTGTCATCTGTGACTCGATTCAAGCCTTGGATTCCCCAGAGCAGCGCCCGATGATGGAAAACTTTGCCAACCTTTTCCACGAACCCTTTTACCGCAACTACATCGAAGATGATCTCAACATCCGCTTAGAAAAGGCGGGCCTAGTGGTCAAAGAGGTGCAGCACCACTTTATGAGTAAGTATTGGGTGGCCCTTAAGGCTTCTTAG
- the gyrA gene encoding DNA gyrase subunit A, producing MSFAADSSRIIPTELRDEISRSYLEYAMSVIVGRALPDARDGLKPVHRRILYAMHELGLTSDRPFRKCARVVGEVLGKYHPHGDSAVYDALVRMAQDFSMRHPLIEGHGNFGSIDNDPPAAMRYTECRLQALATAALLQDIEQETVDFVDNFDGSQQEPLVLPARIPQLLLNGTSGIAVGMATNIPPHNLGELVDGLVALIHNPQISDRELMRYIPGPDFPTGGHILGQGGIEEAYTTGRGSMTLRAVATIETLEAPGRQPREAIIVTELPYQTNKAALMEKIAELVNEKKIEGIADLRDESDRDGIRVVIELKREAYPRVVLNNLYKQTPLQVNFGANMLAIVNGEPQLLTLKRSLEVFLSFREEAIARRTRYALRKAEERDHLLQGLLVALANLDAVIQLIRSASDTALARQQLMQTYALSEAQADAILQMQLRRLTALEAEKIEREHADLQRQIADYRDILANRQRVLEIIEKEVTELKAKFATPRRSLIVQADGEISDTDLIANDKSVILVTQQGYIKRMPVDTFEAQSRDGRGRKGAEIKEDDAVEHFFSCNDHDRILFFSDRGLVYALPAYQIPSGSRQARGTPIVQLLPIPREEKITSVIAVQEFSEDEYLVMLTRKGFIKKTALAAFSNIRTNGLIAISLEEGDQLRWVRRTREEDTIIIGSRQGMAIHFRASHDQLRPLGRATRGVKSMSLRPGDELVGMDILPAAIANRFATPPEDDSAEMEDAEETVAHSEGPWVLVITTNGYGKRVPVQQFRLQNRAGMGITATKFKAKSNEDQLAALRIVNAEDELMIVTSRGIIIRQKVMDISSQSRSATGVRLQRLDEDDVIVTAAVLPPGSMEAEED from the coding sequence ATGAGCTTTGCTGCTGATTCTTCTCGGATCATTCCCACTGAGTTGCGGGACGAAATTTCGCGCTCATACCTTGAATATGCCATGAGCGTCATTGTTGGGCGTGCCCTTCCCGATGCCCGCGATGGTCTCAAACCCGTACACCGCCGCATCCTTTATGCCATGCATGAGTTGGGGCTGACCAGCGATCGCCCCTTCCGCAAATGTGCTCGTGTGGTGGGGGAAGTGCTAGGGAAATATCACCCCCACGGCGATTCAGCGGTCTATGATGCCCTCGTGCGGATGGCGCAGGACTTTTCGATGCGTCACCCCCTCATTGAAGGCCATGGCAACTTTGGCTCCATTGACAATGATCCGCCGGCCGCGATGCGCTACACCGAATGTCGGCTGCAAGCCCTAGCCACAGCAGCCCTCTTGCAGGACATCGAGCAGGAAACCGTTGACTTTGTTGATAACTTTGACGGCTCGCAGCAGGAACCCCTAGTTTTACCGGCGCGGATTCCCCAGTTGCTGCTCAATGGCACCTCCGGCATTGCCGTGGGGATGGCGACGAATATCCCGCCCCATAATTTGGGAGAACTGGTGGATGGGCTGGTGGCTCTTATCCATAACCCCCAGATCAGCGATCGCGAGCTAATGCGCTACATTCCGGGGCCTGATTTTCCCACCGGGGGGCATATCCTCGGCCAAGGGGGCATTGAAGAGGCCTACACCACCGGTCGCGGCTCGATGACGCTGCGGGCAGTGGCCACGATTGAAACCCTTGAAGCACCGGGTCGCCAACCCCGTGAGGCGATTATCGTGACGGAGTTGCCCTACCAAACCAACAAGGCAGCGCTGATGGAAAAAATTGCCGAGTTGGTCAACGAGAAAAAAATTGAGGGCATTGCCGATCTGCGGGACGAAAGCGATCGCGACGGCATTCGGGTGGTGATTGAGCTAAAGCGGGAGGCTTACCCACGGGTGGTGCTCAACAATCTCTACAAGCAAACCCCCCTACAGGTGAATTTTGGCGCCAATATGCTGGCGATCGTCAATGGCGAGCCGCAATTGCTGACCCTCAAACGCAGTTTAGAGGTGTTCCTTAGTTTCCGTGAAGAGGCGATCGCCCGCCGTACCCGCTATGCCCTGCGCAAGGCTGAAGAACGGGATCACCTGCTCCAAGGGTTGCTGGTGGCGCTGGCCAATCTCGATGCCGTGATTCAACTCATTCGCAGTGCCAGTGACACGGCCCTTGCTCGTCAGCAATTGATGCAAACCTATGCCCTCAGTGAAGCCCAAGCCGATGCCATTTTGCAGATGCAACTGCGGCGCCTCACCGCCTTAGAGGCGGAAAAAATTGAGCGGGAGCACGCAGACCTTCAGCGGCAAATAGCCGATTATCGCGATATTTTGGCCAATCGGCAGCGGGTACTGGAGATTATTGAAAAAGAAGTCACCGAACTCAAGGCCAAGTTTGCCACGCCCCGCCGATCGCTGATTGTGCAAGCGGATGGCGAGATTAGCGACACCGATTTAATTGCCAACGATAAATCTGTCATTCTCGTTACCCAGCAGGGCTACATCAAGCGCATGCCTGTGGATACCTTTGAAGCCCAAAGTCGCGATGGGCGGGGACGCAAAGGGGCAGAGATTAAAGAGGATGATGCCGTTGAGCACTTCTTTAGCTGTAATGATCACGATCGCATTCTTTTCTTTAGCGATCGCGGTTTAGTCTATGCCTTGCCCGCCTACCAAATTCCCAGTGGCTCGCGCCAAGCCCGCGGCACTCCCATTGTCCAACTGCTGCCCATTCCCCGCGAGGAAAAAATTACCTCCGTCATTGCCGTCCAAGAGTTTAGTGAAGACGAGTATCTGGTGATGCTCACCCGCAAGGGCTTCATTAAGAAAACGGCACTAGCGGCCTTTAGTAATATCCGCACCAATGGCCTGATTGCCATTTCCCTTGAAGAGGGGGATCAACTGCGGTGGGTGCGGCGTACCCGCGAAGAGGACACCATTATCATCGGCTCGCGGCAGGGCATGGCCATTCATTTTCGCGCCAGTCACGATCAACTGCGCCCCCTTGGCCGTGCCACGCGGGGGGTCAAATCCATGAGCCTGCGGCCGGGGGATGAACTAGTGGGGATGGATATTCTGCCGGCGGCGATCGCCAACCGTTTTGCTACCCCCCCGGAGGATGACAGTGCCGAGATGGAAGACGCTGAGGAGACGGTGGCGCACAGTGAAGGCCCTTGGGTACTGGTGATTACCACCAATGGCTACGGCAAGCGGGTACCCGTGCAACAGTTTCGGCTGCAAAACCGCGCCGGCATGGGCATTACCGCCACCAAATTCAAAGCCAAAAGTAACGAGGATCAACTGGCGGCTCTGCGGATTGTCAATGCCGAGGATGAATTGATGATTGTCACCAGTCGCGGCATCATTATTCGCCAAAAGGTAATGGATATTTCCTCGCAGTCGCGATCGGCCACGGGCGTCCGTCTGCAACGCCTAGATGAGGATGATGTGATTGTCACGGCAGCCGTCTTGCCCCCCGGTAGCATGGAGGCCGAGGAAGATTGA
- the hpnA gene encoding hopanoid-associated sugar epimerase produces the protein MSTTAFLTGASGFVGTHVAQVLAERGYRVRALVRQPEQAAHLRAWDVALVQGDLRTSDLVPLMQGCQVLFHVAAHYSLWRRDRSLLYAVNVEGTRRILAAAREAGIERTVYTSSVAAIGVDPSGQPTTEAYQSPPEKLISEYKRSKYWAEQVAHAAIRQGQDIVIVNPSTPIGAWDAKPTPTGEMILRFLRRQMPFYVNTGLNLIHVRDVAIGHLLALEKGKTGERYILGHQNLTLADILERLAAITGLPRPLGEIPVVIPLVVAWFDEVVLGSLGKPPAIPVDGVRMAQQKMFYDARKAVAELGLPQTPIEEALRDAVTWYRERGYCP, from the coding sequence TTGAGCACCACCGCCTTTCTCACGGGTGCCAGTGGCTTTGTCGGTACCCATGTGGCACAAGTCCTTGCCGAGAGGGGGTATCGTGTCCGTGCCCTTGTGCGCCAACCAGAGCAGGCTGCCCATCTCAGGGCGTGGGATGTGGCGTTGGTGCAGGGAGATCTCCGCACCAGTGACTTAGTGCCCTTGATGCAAGGGTGCCAAGTGCTCTTTCATGTTGCCGCCCATTACAGTCTGTGGCGGCGCGATCGCTCCCTCCTCTATGCCGTCAATGTGGAGGGCACCCGTCGCATCTTAGCTGCTGCCCGTGAGGCTGGCATTGAGCGCACCGTTTACACCAGTTCCGTGGCCGCCATTGGGGTGGATCCCAGTGGCCAACCCACCACCGAAGCCTACCAAAGCCCCCCCGAAAAGCTGATTAGCGAGTACAAGCGCTCCAAGTACTGGGCAGAGCAGGTGGCTCACGCGGCGATCCGCCAAGGGCAAGATATTGTCATTGTCAATCCCAGTACCCCCATTGGCGCTTGGGATGCGAAGCCCACCCCCACTGGTGAGATGATCCTGCGTTTTTTGCGGCGACAGATGCCCTTTTATGTCAACACGGGGTTGAACCTGATCCATGTGCGGGATGTGGCGATCGGTCATCTCTTGGCCTTGGAAAAAGGCAAAACCGGTGAACGCTACATCCTCGGTCACCAAAACCTAACGCTGGCGGACATTCTAGAACGGTTAGCTGCGATCACTGGGCTGCCGCGCCCCTTGGGTGAAATTCCCGTGGTGATTCCCCTTGTAGTGGCTTGGTTTGATGAAGTGGTGCTGGGGTCTTTGGGCAAACCACCCGCGATTCCTGTGGATGGGGTGCGAATGGCACAGCAAAAAATGTTTTACGATGCCCGCAAAGCCGTGGCCGAATTGGGCTTGCCCCAGACGCCGATTGAGGAGGCGCTCCGAGACGCCGTGACTTGGTACCGCGAACGGGGGTACTGCCCTTAG
- a CDS encoding hemerythrin family protein: MDGLAWQAAFVSGLAEIDQEHQALLAMLQQLRSAIAEGATFSQVKPQLLECASETERHFQHEETLMAAANHPLYLSHRAAHQNLLRDLSGVLEEVQGHPEKLTPETIEAIGALVVRHIREEDLPMLYLLTHPEELAQQQAAELTAENAF; this comes from the coding sequence ATGGATGGGCTGGCATGGCAAGCGGCGTTTGTCTCTGGCTTAGCGGAAATCGATCAGGAACATCAGGCACTGCTGGCGATGTTACAGCAGTTACGCTCGGCGATCGCTGAGGGAGCAACCTTTTCGCAAGTGAAGCCGCAATTACTAGAGTGCGCTAGCGAAACGGAACGCCACTTCCAGCACGAAGAAACTCTGATGGCTGCCGCCAACCATCCCCTCTATCTCTCCCACCGTGCGGCTCACCAAAATCTGCTACGGGATTTGAGTGGGGTGCTTGAGGAGGTGCAGGGTCATCCTGAAAAGCTGACGCCAGAGACGATTGAGGCGATTGGTGCCCTCGTGGTGCGCCATATTCGCGAAGAAGATCTGCCAATGCTCTACCTGCTCACCCATCCCGAGGAGCTAGCACAGCAACAAGCGGCTGAATTAACGGCTGAAAATGCGTTTTAG
- the dacB gene encoding D-alanyl-D-alanine carboxypeptidase/D-alanyl-D-alanine-endopeptidase — protein sequence MAWLRWLLPPASLIVLLVSPAAFGLCRQDLARALQQEIQNPQWQRGQWGMVVRDLTTGDLLYDYQGKKLFLVASNVKLTTVAAALDYWGANHFFETTLSTRSPDQKTVRLQGSFDPSFSSQDLQQMASRLAQQGIRQIPILEIGGVTPVTIEPTWAIEDLTMGYAAVVTRFSLNQNALNLEVIPQQLGQPLVLRQPQTHFQVVNETRTVAPSEPEFLESEVRGQQIIVRGQLHVGSEPAEMRIPLPQPAPYLQQQVQRAFAQAGIHIRQIHLVETADPLPDVLVRHASPPLEALILPVLQESDNFYAEMLLAALEAAQPGYRQRYLERIGVQGAVLVDGSGLSRQNWLTPNGLVTLLQHITQTKDASLWRRSLPLAGRSGTLRQRFRNTAAQDRVWAKTGTLRGVVALAGYVEPVQDRPLVFSLVVNQGGEATAQLRAGLDRIVVLLAQSQNCPHR from the coding sequence ATGGCATGGCTTCGATGGCTTCTGCCCCCTGCTAGTCTGATTGTTCTGCTGGTTTCACCTGCTGCCTTCGGTCTCTGCCGCCAAGATTTGGCTCGTGCCCTGCAACAGGAAATTCAAAATCCCCAATGGCAACGGGGTCAGTGGGGCATGGTGGTGCGGGATTTAACCACGGGGGATCTTCTCTACGACTACCAAGGGAAAAAGCTCTTTCTGGTGGCCTCGAATGTCAAGCTAACGACAGTGGCTGCCGCCTTAGACTATTGGGGAGCTAATCATTTCTTTGAGACCACCCTCAGCACGCGATCGCCCGACCAAAAAACGGTGCGTCTTCAGGGCAGTTTTGACCCCAGTTTCAGCAGCCAAGACCTGCAACAAATGGCCAGCCGTCTTGCTCAGCAGGGGATTCGCCAGATTCCAATCTTGGAAATCGGCGGTGTCACACCCGTAACGATCGAACCCACATGGGCGATCGAAGACCTGACGATGGGCTATGCCGCCGTAGTGACGCGCTTTAGTCTCAATCAAAATGCCCTGAACCTAGAGGTCATACCCCAACAGTTGGGGCAACCCTTGGTACTACGGCAGCCGCAGACTCATTTTCAGGTGGTGAATGAGACCCGCACCGTGGCTCCCTCTGAGCCGGAATTTCTAGAAAGTGAGGTGCGCGGCCAGCAGATCATTGTGCGGGGTCAACTCCACGTCGGCAGTGAGCCAGCAGAAATGCGCATTCCCCTCCCTCAGCCTGCCCCCTATCTTCAACAACAGGTGCAGCGGGCCTTTGCCCAAGCGGGCATTCACATCCGGCAGATTCACTTAGTGGAGACAGCAGACCCCCTACCGGATGTGTTGGTGCGCCATGCCTCACCCCCCCTAGAAGCCTTAATTTTGCCGGTTCTCCAAGAGAGTGACAATTTCTATGCAGAAATGCTCCTTGCCGCTCTGGAGGCAGCCCAACCCGGCTATCGCCAACGCTATCTAGAGCGCATCGGTGTCCAAGGGGCGGTTTTAGTGGATGGTTCGGGACTCTCGCGGCAAAATTGGCTGACGCCCAATGGTTTAGTCACGCTGCTGCAACATATAACGCAAACAAAGGATGCCTCGCTGTGGCGGCGATCGCTCCCCCTTGCTGGGCGATCGGGGACGTTACGCCAGCGCTTTCGTAATACAGCAGCTCAAGATCGCGTCTGGGCGAAAACCGGCACACTGCGGGGTGTCGTTGCCCTAGCGGGCTATGTAGAACCCGTGCAGGATCGCCCCCTCGTCTTTAGTCTTGTGGTCAATCAAGGGGGGGAGGCCACGGCTCAACTCCGTGCTGGTTTGGATCGCATAGTTGTTTTGCTGGCGCAATCGCAGAACTGTCCTCACCGCTGA
- a CDS encoding diflavin flavoprotein, producing the protein MLTETRPRDVQVAEIAPGVLVLRSRTWDRLKFEVEYGRQQGTTSNSYLIRAPQPALLDPPGESFTQIYLQELQQHIDLSQLRYLILSHVNSNRLATVKVLLEKAPQIIIVCSKAGAVTLRSTLGEQLNLWIPRAETPLELGGDRHLAFIAAATPRWPDGLITVDPQNQIVFTDKLFGAHVCGDSLYDEQWKKLDADRAYYFECLHAAQTRQVESILDRLVELTPPPRLYAPAHGPMVKFSRSRLFQDYRDWCQAQTEQDTKVALFYASAYGNTAILANAIAQGLTAAGVQVEAINCETTPPAEMQALIHSSDGFIIGSPTLGGHMPTQVQTALGFILAEGSQTKLAGVFGSYGWSGEAIDDIEQKLLDAGYTLGFETLRVKFTPTASDLEKCQIAANEFAQALKKLRKSRTVRPPSLVEAQVDRTEQAMNRVVGSLCVLTTLPEGCFHLTQAAAILVSSVSQASFNPPGITVSLPQEWAESLCLVGDRFVLNILKEGSPLVRQFQQAQRLGEQQLATLGLKSAESGAPILLDALAYLECTVESRMNCGNHWLIYAVVESGELLQSSGLTAIQHRKTSS; encoded by the coding sequence ATGCTCACGGAAACTCGTCCCCGTGATGTTCAAGTCGCAGAAATTGCGCCTGGGGTTTTGGTCTTGCGATCGCGCACTTGGGATCGGCTGAAGTTTGAAGTGGAGTATGGCCGTCAGCAGGGAACCACCTCCAATTCCTACCTGATCCGAGCACCCCAACCCGCCCTGCTGGATCCGCCAGGGGAATCCTTTACCCAAATTTATTTGCAGGAACTCCAGCAGCACATTGATCTGAGTCAACTGCGGTACCTGATTCTCAGTCATGTCAACTCCAACCGTCTGGCGACCGTCAAGGTTTTGCTGGAAAAAGCGCCCCAGATCATTATCGTCTGCTCTAAAGCAGGGGCAGTAACCTTGCGCTCCACCCTTGGCGAGCAATTGAATCTCTGGATTCCCCGTGCGGAAACACCCCTAGAGTTAGGGGGCGATCGCCACCTAGCGTTTATTGCTGCTGCTACGCCCCGCTGGCCCGATGGCTTGATCACCGTTGATCCTCAGAATCAAATTGTGTTTACCGATAAGCTCTTTGGTGCCCATGTCTGTGGCGATAGCCTCTACGATGAGCAGTGGAAAAAACTCGATGCGGATCGTGCCTACTACTTTGAATGTTTGCATGCGGCGCAAACCCGCCAAGTGGAAAGTATTTTGGATCGCTTGGTAGAACTGACACCGCCACCGCGCCTCTATGCCCCCGCCCACGGCCCGATGGTCAAGTTTAGCCGTAGCCGCCTCTTTCAGGACTATCGCGACTGGTGCCAAGCCCAAACGGAACAGGACACCAAGGTGGCACTTTTCTATGCCTCTGCCTATGGCAATACAGCAATTCTAGCCAACGCGATCGCCCAAGGCTTAACCGCCGCCGGCGTTCAAGTGGAAGCCATTAACTGTGAAACCACACCCCCAGCAGAAATGCAAGCTCTGATCCACAGTAGCGACGGCTTTATCATTGGCTCGCCCACCCTAGGGGGACACATGCCGACACAGGTGCAAACCGCTTTGGGGTTTATCTTGGCGGAGGGCAGCCAAACCAAGCTGGCGGGGGTCTTTGGCTCCTATGGTTGGAGTGGCGAGGCCATTGATGACATTGAGCAAAAGTTGCTTGATGCGGGCTATACCCTTGGCTTTGAAACGCTGCGGGTCAAGTTTACCCCCACGGCGAGCGATCTTGAAAAATGCCAAATTGCTGCCAACGAGTTTGCCCAAGCCCTGAAGAAACTGCGCAAGAGTCGCACCGTCCGCCCCCCCAGTCTCGTGGAGGCACAGGTGGATCGCACCGAACAAGCCATGAACCGGGTCGTGGGTTCCCTGTGTGTTCTGACCACCCTACCGGAAGGGTGTTTTCACCTTACCCAAGCGGCAGCGATTTTGGTGTCGTCGGTCTCCCAAGCCTCGTTTAATCCCCCCGGTATCACAGTGTCCTTGCCGCAGGAATGGGCAGAAAGCCTCTGCTTGGTGGGCGATCGCTTTGTCTTGAATATTCTCAAGGAAGGCAGTCCCCTCGTTCGCCAATTTCAGCAGGCGCAACGCCTTGGTGAGCAACAGTTAGCCACCCTTGGCCTCAAAAGCGCTGAGAGTGGTGCCCCGATTTTGCTCGATGCCCTTGCCTATTTGGAATGTACGGTAGAATCCCGCATGAACTGTGGCAACCACTGGCTCATCTACGCCGTGGTCGAGAGTGGTGAGTTGCTGCAAAGCAGTGGCTTAACGGCAATCCAACATCGCAAAACCAGCAGTTAG
- a CDS encoding GNAT family N-acetyltransferase gives MHLIANVLSEFGLSWQPEGADADVVHVEDYYHCRGGQFWVVEQASEVVGTIAFYPIQRGEAAVEIRKMYLHPRVRGQGLGTFLLHHLEAAIAAAGYRKIWIETASIMTTAVHLYEKAGYQPATGVETQRCDRVYVKDVVLHGMASMASAPC, from the coding sequence ATGCACCTCATTGCTAATGTCCTCAGTGAGTTTGGCCTTTCTTGGCAACCCGAAGGCGCCGATGCCGATGTGGTTCACGTTGAAGATTACTACCACTGCCGGGGCGGACAATTTTGGGTAGTGGAGCAGGCCTCGGAAGTTGTGGGCACGATCGCCTTCTATCCCATTCAGCGGGGCGAAGCGGCTGTCGAAATTCGCAAAATGTATCTCCATCCCCGCGTACGCGGCCAAGGCCTAGGGACATTTCTCCTGCACCATCTGGAGGCAGCCATTGCAGCGGCCGGCTACCGCAAAATCTGGATTGAAACGGCCTCAATCATGACTACAGCTGTCCATTTGTACGAAAAGGCGGGCTATCAGCCGGCGACGGGTGTGGAAACGCAGCGTTGCGATCGCGTCTATGTCAAGGACGTAGTGCTTCATGGCATGGCTTCGATGGCTTCTGCCCCCTGCTAG